CGGTGGGGCTCGCGCCGGGTCATGATCGTGTTCATGGCCCTCCTCGCGCTGGGCGTCGTAGCCTTCCCGTTGAGCCGGGGCTACGGCGAAAGCCTCCTGTCCCGGGCCCTGGTGGGGTTGGGCGCGGCTGCGGTGTGGGTCCCGAGCATGCGGCTCATCAGCGAGTGGTTCCCCGCCCGCGAGCGCGGCCGCGTGACGGGCATCCTCTCAGCCGGGGGCGGGTTGGGCGGCACCCTGGCGCTCCTGGTCATCCCGTTCCTGGCGGAGCTCTGGGGCTGGCGCATCGGCTACGCGACCACGCTCCTCCCCGTGCTCCTGACTCTCGCCCTGATCGTCCTCTTCATCCGGGGCGTCGAGGGTAGCGGCTCGCGCAGCGCCGCCGGGGAGGTTCCTGGCCACCATCTCCCGCTTCGCGGCACGCTCGGCCCGCTCTGGCAGGTCCTCGCGACCCGAGCCCTCTGGCCGTTCAATATCACGGTGCTGCTCTTCTACGGCGCCTACTTCAGCCTGGTGACCTGGATGCCCGCGTTCCTCGTCAAGCACCTGGCGCTCTCGCAGTCCCAGGCGGGCTTCGTGACGAGCCTCCTCACGGCGGGGAGCATTGTCTCCTGGCCCGTCGCGGGCTTCCTCACGGACCGGCTCGGTCGGCGGAAGGGAGTCTTTCTCTTCAGCCAGGCCTCGAGCTGCCTGGTGAGCCTGGTCTTCGCCTGGGTGGTGCCGGGACTCTCGCTCTGGGGGGCGGCGGCGGTCTCGCTGGCCACCGGCATCGTCCTCGGCGGGATGATCACCCCCTTCGTGATGGTGGTGGAGCTGTTTCCGGGAGAGCTCGCGGGCACGGCGACGAGCGTGGCGAACACGTTCTGCTTCATCGGGGGCCTGACGATCCCGGTGCTCCTGGGTCGCGTCGTGGACGTGACCGGGAGCTTCCCGGCGGCCTTCGTCGTCGCCGGCGCGATCCAGGCTCTGGCCTTTGTCACCGCCTCGCTGATGCGGGAGCCCGCCCGGGGTGGGGAGCGGGTTTCCGCCTGAGAGGGATGCGATGATGCGATTACGGAAGCAGGACGATCTTCCCGGTGGTCTGGCGACCGGCCAGCGCCCTGTGGGCTTCGGCCGCCTCCCCCAGCGGGTAGGTGCGCTCAACCCGCAGCCTGAGCTTTCCGTCGGCGATCCAGCCAAGTACGTCACCGGTGCGCTTCAGGAGCTCCTCGCGCGTGGCCGTGTGATGGTTGAGGCTTGGCCGGGTGAGAAAGACTGAACCCTTGGCGTTCAACACCTGGGCGTCGAAGGGCGGCACCGGGCCGCTCGACTGGCCGAAGAGCACCATATAGCCCCGAAGCGCCAGGCAGCTCAGGCTCTTGTCGAAGGTGTCCTTTCCCACCGAGTCGTAGACGACGTTGACGCCCTTCCCGCCGGTGAGCCGCTTCACCTCGGCCTCGAAGTCCTGCTGGGTGTAGAGAATCGCCGCGTCGGCGCCGGCCTCCCGCGCGAGCTTGGCCTTGGCCTCGGTCGAGACCGTGCCGATCACCCGCGCTCCGCGCATCTTGGCCATCTGGCAGAGGAGGAGCCCCACGCCGCCCGCGGCCGCGTGGACGAGACAGCTGTCGCCGGGCTTGAGCGGGTAGGTCGAGTGGGAGAGGTAGTGGGCCGTCATTCCCTGGAGCATGGCCGCGGCCCCGTCCTGGAAGCTGAGCTTCGCGGGCAAGACCACCAGCCGATCCGCAGGGATGAGGTTGTGCGTGGCATACGAGCCGGGGACCCCGGTCCAGGCCACCCGGTCGCCCACCTTCACGTCGGTCACGTTCGGACCCACGGCTTCCACGGTCCCCGTGCCTTCGACCCCCACGGCGAGGGGAAGCGCGCCCTTGTAGAGGCCGCTCCGCTGGTAGATGTCCATGAAGTTCACCCCGCAGGCTTCCAGCTTCACCCGTACCTGCCCCGCCCCCGGCCCGGGGGTGGGCAGCTCCTCCAGCTTCATCACCTCGGGTCCGCCGTACTGGTGCACTCGGATGGCTTTCATGTTCTCGGTTTCCTCCTTTTCGTCCAGGTCGGGAGAGCACTCGTCAGAATAAACCTGCCCGACAGGCTATTGCAACCGGTGCGGCTGAAGTGATAGGGTGATCGGCAAAAGAGGGGACGCAAGGATGCTCCGTTCTGGACTGACGTCACGTCGCTACACGGTGGAGGACGCCCTCGAGGCGATCGAGCTCTACTTCGAGAAAGGGTGGACGGACGGCCTTCCCGTGGTGCCGCCCACGGAGGAGCGGATCCGGGCCATGCTCGAGGCAGTGGGCCTCGAGCCCGACCATGAGATCACCTTCATCACGAACCGCCAGACCGCGGTGACTGCCGAGAAGGTCGCGATCAACGCGGTCATGGCGGGGTGCAAGCCCGAGTCCATGCCGGTGGTGGTGGCTGCTATCGAAGCGATCGGGGACCCCAGGTGGTGCTACCACGGACCCGGAACCTCCACCGGCGGCGCCGCCGTCCTGATGATCGTCAACGGCCCCATCGCCCCGAGGCTTCAGATGAACTCGGGGGACAACCTCTTCGGCCCGGGCTGGCGTGCCAACGCGACCATCGGCCGCGCCGAACGGCTCGACATGCGCAACGTGATCGGCACTCTGCCGGGCAGGCTGGACCGGTCGACCCTGGGCCATGCGGGCAAGTTCACCTATGTGATCGCCGAGAATGAGGGGGACAGCCCCTGGCCTCCGCTTCACGTCGAGCGCGGGTTCAGCCCTGAGCAGAGCGCGGTGACTGTGATGGCGGCCGAGGCACCCCACCAGTTTTACAACCAGCTCTCCAACACGGCCGAGGGTGTCCTCACCACGCTGTGTGACGACATGAGGATCTCGGGCAACGCCAGAGGGCAGTCCCAGTATGTCGTCGTGCTGGCCGGCGAACACATGCGGATCATCGCGGCGGACGGGTGGTCCAAGGCCGACATCCGGAAGTTCGTCTTCGAGCACACCCACAACTCCGTGGCCCACCTGAAGCGGACTCACCGGGTTGTGGGCCCGATCAAACCGGAGGACGAGACGACCGTGCGCGCGCTGGTTCCCTCGCCGGAGGACATCCTGGTGGTGGCCGCCGGCGGCCGCGCCGGCGCCTTCTCGGCGTACATTCCCGGCTGGGGCGGCAAGCGCACCAGCGAGGCCGTGACCAAGCTCATTCGAGCCTAGAAGGTGGCTGTCGGAATAAGCGCGGTTCGAGCGCCGGCTCGGCCGGCGCAACCCATTTGGGGGGAGGTTCGGAAGGGGGGCGAAGCCCCCCTCCGACTCAACTAGAAGGAGGGCATGATGGCCAAGCTCGAGGTCTTCGATCCCACCACCGACCCGAAGGAGCAACCGATCACGTACGTGGCCCGGCCGGACTCGCTGAAGGGGAAGCGGATCGGGC
This sequence is a window from Candidatus Rokuibacteriota bacterium. Protein-coding genes within it:
- a CDS encoding MFS transporter gives rise to the protein MPSSRWVILAVSTLAFMQVHVHRVGFAPLIPTFVADLGLTYAAAGTIMTAYFCTYTVAQIPIGLLADRWGSRRVMIVFMALLALGVVAFPLSRGYGESLLSRALVGLGAAAVWVPSMRLISEWFPARERGRVTGILSAGGGLGGTLALLVIPFLAELWGWRIGYATTLLPVLLTLALIVLFIRGVEGSGSRSAAGEVPGHHLPLRGTLGPLWQVLATRALWPFNITVLLFYGAYFSLVTWMPAFLVKHLALSQSQAGFVTSLLTAGSIVSWPVAGFLTDRLGRRKGVFLFSQASSCLVSLVFAWVVPGLSLWGAAAVSLATGIVLGGMITPFVMVVELFPGELAGTATSVANTFCFIGGLTIPVLLGRVVDVTGSFPAAFVVAGAIQALAFVTASLMREPARGGERVSA
- a CDS encoding quinone oxidoreductase, which codes for MKAIRVHQYGGPEVMKLEELPTPGPGAGQVRVKLEACGVNFMDIYQRSGLYKGALPLAVGVEGTGTVEAVGPNVTDVKVGDRVAWTGVPGSYATHNLIPADRLVVLPAKLSFQDGAAAMLQGMTAHYLSHSTYPLKPGDSCLVHAAAGGVGLLLCQMAKMRGARVIGTVSTEAKAKLAREAGADAAILYTQQDFEAEVKRLTGGKGVNVVYDSVGKDTFDKSLSCLALRGYMVLFGQSSGPVPPFDAQVLNAKGSVFLTRPSLNHHTATREELLKRTGDVLGWIADGKLRLRVERTYPLGEAAEAHRALAGRQTTGKIVLLP